The following are from one region of the Sandaracinus amylolyticus genome:
- the hisIE gene encoding bifunctional phosphoribosyl-AMP cyclohydrolase/phosphoribosyl-ATP diphosphatase HisIE, producing the protein MDASALAYDAKGLVTVVVQDRLTGEVRMLAHANEDAIRATMASGEGHFWSRSRSALWKKGETSGHVLRVHEVWADCDRDAVVYLVDPEGPSCHTGAQSCFFDRALGGVEGRALPMLVRLEDALEARAQSSGDKSYTKSLLEKGAPKIVAKIREEADELSRAIESESDERVVSEAADVLYHVMVGLLHRRVPLRAVLAELAKRFGTSGHDEKASRGARTGSA; encoded by the coding sequence ATGGATGCAAGCGCGCTCGCGTACGACGCGAAGGGGCTCGTCACCGTCGTCGTGCAGGATCGACTCACCGGCGAAGTGAGGATGCTCGCGCACGCGAACGAGGACGCCATCCGCGCGACGATGGCGAGCGGCGAAGGGCACTTCTGGTCGCGCTCGCGCAGCGCGTTGTGGAAGAAGGGCGAGACGAGCGGGCACGTGCTGCGCGTGCACGAGGTCTGGGCCGACTGCGATCGCGATGCGGTCGTGTACCTCGTCGATCCCGAAGGGCCGAGCTGCCACACCGGCGCGCAGAGCTGCTTCTTCGATCGCGCGCTGGGCGGCGTCGAAGGGCGCGCGCTGCCGATGCTGGTGCGCCTCGAGGACGCGCTCGAGGCGCGCGCGCAGTCGAGCGGCGACAAGAGCTACACGAAGTCGCTGCTCGAGAAGGGCGCGCCGAAGATCGTCGCGAAGATCCGCGAAGAAGCCGACGAGCTCTCGCGCGCGATCGAGAGCGAGAGCGACGAGCGCGTCGTCAGTGAAGCGGCCGACGTGCTCTATCACGTGATGGTCGGTCTGCTGCACCGGCGCGTCCCGCTGCGCGCGGTGCTCGCCGAGCTCGCGAAGCGCTTCGGCACCTCGGGGCACGACGAGAAGGCGAGCCGCGGAGCGCGCACGGGCTCGGCTTGA
- a CDS encoding NUDIX hydrolase, with amino-acid sequence MLDIDPLREGPPPRAAATVILLRDAPDGLEVFLVRRTKGAAFMGGAYVFPGGKLDDADRAPALLARVSGLDGESAARTLDEQIDPDLALSLFVAAMRETFEESGVLLATSPRAIDLPEARARIASGVAFGALCEDLDLALDASAMVPFARWVTPVVEQRRFDARFFLAIAPPDHDARHDDAETITSTWLTPRAAIDAHLAARIDLPPPTLRTLEELATHRDATSALAAARARKPPLVRPVFRDLGDGTWILALPGDPEHPEAHASLPGPTRFTLRDGRFVSG; translated from the coding sequence ATGCTCGACATCGATCCGCTTCGCGAAGGCCCGCCTCCTCGCGCCGCTGCGACCGTGATCCTCCTGCGCGATGCCCCCGACGGCCTCGAGGTGTTCCTCGTGCGTCGCACCAAGGGCGCGGCGTTCATGGGCGGCGCGTACGTCTTCCCGGGCGGCAAGCTCGACGACGCGGATCGCGCGCCTGCGCTGCTCGCGCGCGTGAGCGGTCTCGATGGCGAGAGCGCCGCGCGCACGCTCGACGAGCAGATCGATCCCGACCTCGCGCTCTCGCTCTTCGTCGCCGCGATGCGCGAGACGTTCGAGGAGTCCGGCGTGCTGCTCGCGACGAGCCCGCGCGCGATCGATCTGCCCGAGGCACGCGCGCGCATCGCGTCGGGTGTCGCGTTCGGCGCGCTCTGCGAGGACCTCGATCTCGCGCTCGACGCGAGCGCGATGGTGCCCTTCGCGCGCTGGGTCACGCCCGTCGTCGAGCAGCGTCGCTTCGATGCGCGCTTCTTCCTCGCGATCGCGCCGCCCGATCACGACGCGCGCCACGACGACGCGGAGACGATCACCTCGACGTGGCTGACGCCGCGCGCGGCGATCGACGCGCATCTCGCCGCGCGCATCGATCTGCCCCCGCCCACGCTGCGCACGCTCGAAGAGCTCGCGACGCATCGCGACGCGACGAGCGCGCTCGCGGCGGCCCGGGCGCGCAAGCCGCCGCTCGTGCGCCCGGTGTTCCGCGACCTCGGCGACGGCACGTGGATCCTCGCGCTGCCCGGCGATCCCGAGCACCCCGAGGCCCACGCGTCGCTGCCCGGCCCGACGCGCTTCACGCTGCGCGACGGCCGCTTCGTCTCGGGTTGA
- a CDS encoding helix-turn-helix domain-containing protein yields the protein MSASVTLFTDRSSFETAWKPVLESLGLGVSTARPEQLPERLERDSAIVVDAAAGVYDEDELLAHLGLARAVGAMPAVMLPPNDAMSSVDDLVDDLCVGLVARSADDVPRVSAVLARRAGARRSRRFEYLTVSPRGGELLAILADGSAMLVPRPAHPSDDRSDVASITLTDDAHRAALELVSGAQFELAADDIVVRVTGAATNGAHATGSSNGAVVAVAVNGGGLGEIDGQRLGARIRALRLAAGLTQAELARRTGIHRPNIARVEAGRHTPSLETLARLAAAIGVPTTRVLTGD from the coding sequence ATGTCGGCGAGCGTCACGCTGTTCACCGATCGTTCCTCGTTCGAGACCGCATGGAAGCCGGTGCTGGAAAGCCTCGGCCTCGGCGTCTCGACGGCACGACCGGAGCAGCTCCCAGAGCGCCTCGAGCGCGACTCCGCGATCGTCGTGGATGCCGCGGCGGGCGTGTACGACGAGGACGAGCTGCTCGCGCACCTCGGCCTCGCGCGCGCCGTGGGCGCGATGCCGGCGGTGATGCTGCCCCCGAACGACGCGATGTCGTCGGTGGACGATCTCGTCGACGATCTCTGCGTGGGGCTCGTGGCGCGCAGCGCCGACGACGTGCCGCGTGTGTCCGCGGTGCTCGCGCGTCGTGCGGGCGCGCGTCGCTCGCGCCGCTTCGAGTACCTCACGGTCTCGCCGCGCGGTGGTGAGCTGCTCGCGATCCTCGCCGATGGCTCGGCGATGCTCGTGCCGCGCCCCGCGCATCCGTCGGACGATCGCAGCGACGTCGCGTCGATCACGCTGACCGACGACGCGCATCGCGCTGCGCTCGAGCTCGTGAGCGGTGCGCAGTTCGAGCTCGCGGCGGACGACATCGTCGTGCGCGTGACCGGCGCGGCGACGAACGGAGCGCACGCGACGGGCTCGAGCAACGGTGCGGTGGTCGCGGTCGCGGTGAACGGCGGCGGGCTCGGCGAGATCGACGGGCAGCGCCTCGGCGCGCGCATCCGTGCGCTACGCCTCGCGGCGGGGCTCACGCAGGCGGAGCTCGCGCGCCGCACCGGGATCCACCGTCCGAACATCGCGCGCGTCGAAGCGGGACGGCACACGCCCTCGCTCGAGACGCTCGCGCGTCTCGCGGCCGCGATCGGCGTGCCCACGACGCGCGTGCTCACCGGCGACTGA
- a CDS encoding heparan-alpha-glucosaminide N-acetyltransferase domain-containing protein has translation MVDAVRGLAVLAMIEWHTADAWLSASARERGGFVAAELIGGLAAPAFLLLAGVSSALASPLQPTAAQTWAGVRRGVRIALAGYALSLYAWCVDRAAVLQLRNVPTAVAMALALGLFALAIDDRKRSTQVRIGLALAGVVAARFVASQLDHVTRDGASLLPRIDVLHGIGAALAITSLALHAVRALPLRTRAWIFGAGAVAVASLAWSVAGVPQRVMPDAIADWIARDAVRPHGFPLFPWLAYSLLGAAVALRVRATAMRLDHAWAMPNVSRPALVALAALVIAALAWEPWPVSRALLAVAPSLRSLGRLVFNASMITAGAALIATFAPRALGATRALALLGRHSLVVYAVHLEFAYGLAGIPLQRTLGFAAWALGFALLVGAMLALSHAIERAPRRDLTRVRAAA, from the coding sequence GTGGTCGACGCGGTGCGCGGCCTCGCGGTGCTCGCGATGATCGAGTGGCACACCGCCGACGCGTGGCTCTCCGCGAGCGCGCGCGAGCGCGGTGGCTTCGTGGCCGCGGAGCTGATCGGGGGTCTCGCCGCGCCGGCGTTCCTGCTGCTCGCCGGCGTCTCGAGCGCGCTCGCGTCGCCGCTCCAGCCCACCGCGGCGCAGACGTGGGCGGGCGTGCGCCGTGGGGTGCGCATCGCGCTCGCCGGGTACGCGCTCTCGCTCTACGCGTGGTGCGTCGATCGCGCGGCGGTGCTGCAGCTGCGGAACGTGCCGACCGCGGTCGCGATGGCGCTCGCCCTCGGGCTCTTCGCGCTCGCGATCGACGATCGGAAGCGCAGCACGCAGGTGCGCATCGGGCTCGCGCTCGCGGGTGTCGTCGCGGCGCGCTTCGTCGCGTCGCAGCTCGATCACGTCACGCGCGACGGCGCGTCGCTCTTGCCGCGGATCGACGTGCTGCACGGCATCGGCGCCGCGCTCGCGATCACGTCGCTCGCACTGCATGCGGTACGCGCGCTGCCGCTGCGCACGCGCGCATGGATCTTCGGTGCGGGCGCGGTCGCGGTCGCATCGCTCGCGTGGAGCGTGGCCGGCGTGCCGCAGCGCGTGATGCCGGATGCGATCGCCGACTGGATCGCGCGCGACGCGGTCCGTCCGCACGGGTTCCCGCTCTTCCCGTGGCTCGCGTACTCGCTGCTCGGTGCTGCGGTCGCGCTGCGCGTGCGCGCGACCGCGATGCGTCTCGATCACGCGTGGGCGATGCCGAACGTGTCGCGTCCTGCGCTCGTCGCCCTCGCTGCGCTCGTGATCGCCGCGCTCGCGTGGGAGCCGTGGCCCGTCTCTCGCGCGCTGCTCGCGGTCGCGCCCTCGCTGCGCAGCCTCGGGCGGCTCGTGTTCAACGCGTCGATGATCACTGCGGGCGCGGCGCTGATCGCGACGTTCGCGCCACGTGCGCTCGGGGCCACGCGCGCGCTCGCGCTCCTCGGCCGACACTCGCTGGTCGTGTACGCGGTGCACCTCGAATTCGCGTACGGCCTCGCCGGAATCCCGCTGCAGCGCACGCTCGGATTCGCTGCGTGGGCGCTCGGATTCGCGCTCCTCGTCGGCGCGATGCTCGCGCTCTCGCATGCGATCGAGCGCGCTCCGCGGCGTGATCTCACGCGTGTGCGCGCTGCTGCGTGA
- a CDS encoding ribose-phosphate pyrophosphokinase: MFKSICIFSGHANPRLAESIADYLQIPVGRVKISNFSDGEVFSEIQENVRGVDVYVVQPTCAPVNDNLMELLVTVDALKRASAGSITAVIPYYGYGRQDRKVAPRTPITAKLVADLLTSAGVSRVVSMDLHAGQIQGFFNVPFDHLYSMPVFLDYLRPRLNEGTVFVSPDAGGVERARAYAKRLKGDLAIIDKRRAKANVSEVMNIVGDVDGHDCVIVDDMIDTAGTLTNAAAALKERGAKRIFATATHPVLSGPAVKRIAESVIEEVVVTDTIPLREEAKSSGKFTQLSVARLLGEAIKRIHNSDSVSSLFV; this comes from the coding sequence GTGTTCAAGTCGATCTGCATCTTCTCCGGTCATGCGAACCCCAGGCTGGCCGAGTCGATCGCCGACTACCTCCAGATCCCCGTGGGTCGGGTGAAGATCTCGAACTTCTCCGACGGTGAGGTGTTCTCCGAGATCCAGGAGAACGTGCGCGGCGTCGACGTCTACGTCGTCCAGCCGACCTGCGCGCCGGTGAACGACAACCTCATGGAGCTGCTCGTCACGGTCGACGCGCTCAAGCGCGCCTCGGCGGGCTCCATCACCGCGGTCATTCCTTACTACGGCTACGGGCGCCAGGACCGGAAGGTCGCGCCGCGCACGCCGATCACCGCGAAGCTCGTCGCGGACCTGCTCACGAGCGCGGGCGTCTCGCGCGTGGTCTCGATGGACCTCCACGCCGGCCAGATCCAGGGCTTCTTCAACGTGCCCTTCGATCACCTCTACTCGATGCCGGTGTTCCTCGACTACCTGCGCCCGCGCCTCAACGAGGGCACGGTGTTCGTCTCGCCCGACGCGGGCGGTGTCGAGCGCGCGCGCGCCTATGCGAAGCGCCTCAAGGGCGACCTCGCGATCATCGACAAGCGTCGCGCGAAGGCGAACGTCAGCGAGGTGATGAACATCGTCGGCGACGTCGACGGGCACGACTGCGTGATCGTCGACGACATGATCGACACCGCGGGCACGCTGACGAACGCCGCGGCTGCGCTCAAGGAGCGCGGCGCCAAGCGCATCTTCGCGACCGCGACGCACCCCGTGCTCTCGGGCCCCGCGGTGAAGCGCATCGCGGAGTCGGTGATCGAAGAGGTCGTCGTGACCGACACGATCCCGCTGCGCGAAGAGGCGAAGTCCTCGGGCAAGTTCACCCAGCTCTCGGTCGCGCGCCTGCTCGGCGAGGCGATCAAGCGCATCCACAACAGCGACTCCGTGAGCTCTCTGTTCGTTTGA
- a CDS encoding 50S ribosomal protein L25: MDSQTLKAEVRNTSGKGPARQLRMKGLIPAVFYGPGKTPTNLAVSPESLAKVLSGAYGRNQLVELDIAGKKELTLVRDLEVEPVTRELLHADFYAVSKDREVRARVPFTTTGRAVGVQKGGKLRVVYRDLPVVGAPDKIPASIEIDVSALDTAQSYRVKEVAMPAGVRIDFPAERVVASIESKEKELPEEGAEGGAPAAAAAAPAAAAKAAPAKDDKKKK; encoded by the coding sequence ATGGATTCCCAGACGCTGAAGGCTGAGGTCCGCAATACGAGCGGAAAGGGGCCGGCGCGTCAGCTCCGTATGAAGGGGCTGATCCCGGCGGTGTTCTACGGACCGGGCAAGACCCCCACGAACCTCGCGGTGTCGCCCGAGTCGCTCGCCAAGGTGCTGAGCGGCGCGTACGGCCGGAACCAGCTCGTCGAGCTGGACATCGCTGGCAAGAAGGAGCTGACGCTCGTCCGGGACCTCGAGGTCGAGCCGGTCACGCGCGAGCTGCTGCACGCCGACTTCTACGCCGTCTCGAAGGACCGTGAGGTCCGCGCGCGCGTTCCCTTCACCACGACCGGCCGCGCGGTCGGCGTGCAGAAGGGCGGCAAGCTCCGCGTCGTCTACCGCGACCTGCCGGTCGTGGGCGCGCCCGACAAGATCCCGGCGAGCATCGAGATCGACGTGTCGGCGCTCGACACCGCGCAGTCGTACCGCGTGAAGGAAGTCGCGATGCCCGCGGGCGTCCGCATCGACTTCCCGGCCGAGCGCGTCGTCGCGTCGATCGAGAGCAAGGAGAAGGAGCTTCCGGAGGAGGGCGCCGAGGGTGGCGCGCCCGCCGCGGCGGCTGCGGCTCCTGCAGCGGCGGCCAAGGCTGCGCCCGCGAAGGACGACAAGAAGAAGAAGTGA
- the pth gene encoding aminoacyl-tRNA hydrolase, with product MWLIVGLGNPGPKYRNTRHNVGFMVVDRLADRASAGPFKEKFKGEWCKATVAGRDVVLLKPLTFMNLSGESLQQAMAFFKTPLSEVLVIHDELDLAYRDVRVKVGGGAAGHNGLKSIVQHCGGPDFARVRIGIGRPPKGSTESWVLGEFDTMESAELPDVLQAATLAAEAVVKDGAQAAQNKFNARPKAPSEKA from the coding sequence ATGTGGCTGATCGTCGGGCTCGGGAATCCCGGGCCGAAGTACCGGAACACCCGGCACAACGTCGGCTTCATGGTCGTCGATCGGCTCGCCGATCGCGCGTCGGCGGGGCCCTTCAAGGAGAAGTTCAAGGGCGAGTGGTGCAAGGCGACGGTCGCGGGACGCGACGTCGTGCTGCTCAAGCCCCTGACGTTCATGAACCTGTCCGGAGAGTCGCTGCAGCAAGCGATGGCGTTCTTCAAGACGCCGCTCTCCGAGGTGCTCGTGATCCACGACGAGCTCGACCTCGCGTACCGCGACGTGCGCGTGAAGGTCGGCGGTGGCGCCGCGGGGCACAACGGCCTCAAGTCGATCGTGCAGCACTGCGGCGGGCCCGACTTCGCGCGGGTGCGCATCGGGATCGGCAGGCCCCCCAAGGGATCCACCGAATCGTGGGTGCTCGGCGAATTCGACACGATGGAGAGCGCCGAGCTTCCTGATGTGCTACAGGCAGCGACCCTCGCGGCCGAAGCGGTCGTGAAGGACGGGGCCCAAGCGGCCCAGAACAAGTTCAACGCGCGCCCGAAGGCGCCTTCCGAGAAGGCCTGA
- the rpsF gene encoding 30S ribosomal protein S6 — protein sequence MQQSAAATSKRLAREYELVYILTPNVDPDDADKVATRIQEVVARLGGKITKVDSWGRRRLAYPIKKSSRGVFVYVRYIGFNDLVAELERNLRNADAVIRFQTVRREGVFDLAEVTVDPEEAKFSRIEAAPLEEEPEPSFEERLGLTQKPREREEEDFLDMSDEDDVVPGAAAAPDSTDEK from the coding sequence ATGCAGCAGTCCGCAGCAGCGACGAGCAAGCGTCTCGCCCGCGAGTACGAGCTCGTCTACATCCTCACGCCGAACGTCGATCCCGACGACGCCGACAAGGTCGCGACCCGTATCCAGGAGGTCGTCGCGCGCCTCGGCGGCAAGATCACGAAGGTCGACTCGTGGGGCCGCCGTCGCCTCGCGTACCCGATCAAGAAGAGCTCGCGCGGCGTCTTCGTGTACGTCCGCTACATCGGCTTCAACGACCTCGTCGCGGAGCTCGAGCGCAATCTGCGCAACGCCGACGCGGTCATCCGCTTCCAGACCGTTCGCCGCGAGGGCGTGTTCGACCTCGCCGAGGTGACCGTCGATCCGGAAGAGGCGAAGTTCTCGCGCATCGAGGCGGCGCCGCTCGAGGAAGAGCCGGAGCCGAGCTTCGAGGAGCGCCTCGGCCTCACGCAGAAGCCGCGTGAGCGCGAAGAGGAAGACTTCCTCGACATGAGCGACGAGGACGACGTGGTGCCGGGCGCTGCGGCCGCCCCGGACAGCACGGACGAGAAGTGA
- the rpsR gene encoding 30S ribosomal protein S18, which yields MKFYARPMMDDDRRGGRDDGGSQPPPGRGGSDDPLGLRRRAGRKRAPAFTADPDFSFDYKDPQTLKHFITERGKIVPRRISGLSAKQQRDLTRAIKLARKISLLPYTGVK from the coding sequence ATGAAGTTCTATGCACGTCCGATGATGGACGACGATCGTCGTGGTGGTCGTGACGACGGTGGCAGCCAGCCGCCGCCGGGGCGTGGTGGTTCGGACGATCCGCTCGGGCTGCGCCGTCGCGCGGGCCGCAAGCGCGCGCCCGCGTTCACCGCGGATCCCGACTTCTCGTTCGACTACAAGGACCCGCAGACGCTGAAGCACTTCATCACGGAGCGCGGCAAGATCGTGCCCCGTCGCATCAGCGGTCTCTCGGCCAAGCAGCAGCGCGACCTCACGCGCGCGATCAAGCTCGCGCGCAAGATCTCGCTGCTCCCGTACACCGGAGTGAAGTGA
- the rplI gene encoding 50S ribosomal protein L9: MQVVLKDDVENLGKSGELVRVRPGYARNYLLPRGLAALATRGNIAQIEHEKAVATARAAKLRGDAEAVSKTLSGIKVEIAVQAGEGDKLFGSVGTKDIAEALEKKGQKVDRKKIVLADNIKTIGDHDVAIKLGYDVTATIKVSVVKA; the protein is encoded by the coding sequence ATCCAGGTCGTCCTGAAGGACGACGTCGAGAACCTGGGCAAGAGCGGTGAGCTGGTGCGCGTGCGCCCCGGCTACGCGCGCAACTACCTCCTTCCGCGTGGCCTCGCCGCGCTCGCCACGCGCGGCAACATCGCGCAGATCGAGCACGAGAAGGCCGTCGCGACGGCGCGTGCCGCGAAGCTGAGGGGCGACGCGGAGGCCGTCTCGAAGACGCTCTCGGGCATCAAGGTCGAGATCGCGGTGCAGGCAGGCGAGGGCGACAAGCTCTTCGGCTCGGTCGGCACCAAGGACATCGCCGAGGCGCTCGAGAAGAAGGGCCAGAAGGTCGATCGCAAGAAGATCGTCCTCGCCGACAACATCAAGACCATCGGCGACCACGACGTGGCCATCAAGCTCGGCTACGACGTCACGGCCACCATCAAGGTGAGCGTCGTCAAGGCGTGA
- the dnaB gene encoding replicative DNA helicase: MTAMFDEAGSGERSFSRGDSGAAGGRVPPHSLEAERAVLGGVLLENSALNTVTQILSGDDFYSRANGLVFDAMCELFRRGQPVDTVTLRAWLVDRGQHQKAGGDEHLLGLTNTIPTVANIEHYSQIVREKATVRRLITACHEIAAQGYGDYGEPAEYLDQAEKRVFEVGKQHGSAPYEHIKDVVLRTFEQVQEAARRKEAITGLPTGLHKLDEMTAGLKGGELIIIAGRPGMGKTAFALNVAIAACQQRGVPIAVFSLEMRKEELVRRLLCSEAKVDGGRMRTGMLSREDWARLAGTAGPLTEMPFFIDDTPAITLMQLRGKARRLKSENHGKLGMIVIDYLQLMRSGVKNDSREQEISEISRSLKGLSKELDCPVIALSQLNRGVETRPGKDKRPQLADLRESGAIEQDADVIMFVYRPEVYAKDEERAQLRGLAEIIVGKQRAGPTGIVRCRFFHEFTRFENLAEGEFEDYDGGGDE, encoded by the coding sequence ATGACGGCGATGTTCGACGAGGCGGGCAGCGGGGAGCGCAGCTTCTCGCGAGGTGACTCGGGCGCAGCCGGAGGACGTGTTCCTCCACACTCGCTCGAGGCCGAGCGCGCCGTGCTCGGCGGCGTGCTGCTCGAGAACAGCGCGCTCAACACGGTCACCCAGATCCTGAGCGGCGACGACTTCTACTCGCGCGCGAACGGGCTGGTGTTCGACGCGATGTGCGAGCTCTTCCGGCGCGGTCAGCCGGTCGACACGGTCACGCTGCGCGCGTGGTTGGTCGATCGCGGTCAGCACCAGAAGGCGGGCGGCGACGAGCACCTGCTCGGGCTCACGAACACGATCCCGACCGTCGCGAACATCGAGCACTACTCGCAGATCGTTCGCGAGAAGGCGACGGTGCGCCGGCTCATCACCGCGTGCCACGAGATCGCGGCGCAGGGATACGGCGACTACGGCGAGCCCGCGGAGTACCTCGATCAGGCCGAGAAGCGCGTCTTCGAGGTCGGCAAACAGCACGGCTCGGCGCCCTACGAGCACATCAAGGACGTCGTGCTGCGCACCTTCGAGCAGGTGCAGGAAGCCGCGCGTCGCAAGGAAGCGATCACGGGTCTGCCCACCGGGCTCCACAAGCTCGACGAGATGACGGCGGGCCTCAAGGGCGGCGAGCTGATCATCATCGCGGGCCGCCCCGGCATGGGCAAGACCGCGTTCGCGCTGAACGTCGCGATCGCGGCGTGTCAGCAGCGCGGCGTGCCGATCGCGGTGTTCTCGCTCGAGATGCGCAAAGAAGAGCTCGTCCGTCGTCTGCTGTGCAGCGAGGCGAAGGTCGACGGCGGTCGCATGCGCACCGGCATGCTGAGCCGCGAGGACTGGGCGCGCCTCGCGGGCACCGCGGGCCCGCTCACCGAGATGCCGTTCTTCATCGACGACACGCCCGCGATCACGCTGATGCAGCTGCGCGGCAAGGCGCGCCGACTGAAGTCCGAGAACCACGGCAAGCTCGGGATGATCGTCATCGACTACCTCCAGCTGATGCGCTCGGGCGTGAAGAACGACTCGCGCGAGCAGGAGATCAGCGAGATCAGCCGATCGCTGAAGGGCCTGAGCAAAGAGCTCGACTGCCCGGTGATCGCGCTCTCGCAGCTCAACCGCGGCGTCGAGACGCGCCCCGGCAAGGACAAGCGCCCTCAGCTCGCCGACCTGCGCGAGTCGGGCGCCATCGAGCAGGACGCGGACGTGATCATGTTCGTGTACCGGCCCGAGGTGTACGCGAAGGACGAAGAGCGCGCGCAGCTGCGCGGCCTCGCGGAGATCATCGTCGGCAAGCAGCGCGCGGGCCCGACCGGCATCGTGCGCTGTCGCTTCTTCCACGAGTTCACCCGCTTCGAGAACCTCGCCGAGGGTGAGTTCGAGGACTACGACGGCGGCGGCGACGAATAG
- a CDS encoding OmpP1/FadL family transporter, with the protein MIPAGASAGGFEFAAHGTRQLGRGGAWAARADDPLALYYNPAMLADLPDSQVLANVHVAFWDACVDRPGTYASAIAAGRTGGANLFDGPSGNEDAWLDDEMPTVCNSGYPQPVPWVLGSIRLLPELGIAFGIIAPSGIGNATWGNTGDRRFGTVDTANGLRPSPVRYGLAQQDVLLAHPSIGVGWRPADFIRIGFTFQWGVANVHFMNFTSAGVGGSPEDPFGDIRTELSVFDWFVPAGILSVHLQPHPNFDIMVSGRISDAIGGATEASGHLNLTTSYFSNDPTWMPTTTRIDNVTLRAGQPWQFQLAMRYADRIRPRSWEGGFEAAMRNVVDDAMYSENFDIELDVVYELNSQVGDFVVNLPSGSSVVAGGTVVPVPAVQPIPHGWGDVLGIRLGGDWNIIPGAVAARAGFHTEIPITQSRYQIQDFLSGYRFGLHVGATFRIERFDISIAYAHIFQLDTTITDGNFRAVSANNSDGVCAGSGTYDPNNPVVDVGCYPQGYGAVTNNGTYTAEFNVLSVGATYHFE; encoded by the coding sequence ATGATCCCAGCGGGCGCTTCGGCGGGAGGGTTCGAATTCGCGGCGCACGGCACGCGCCAGCTCGGGCGCGGTGGCGCCTGGGCGGCGCGCGCCGACGATCCGCTCGCGCTCTACTACAACCCCGCGATGCTCGCGGACCTGCCGGACTCGCAGGTGCTCGCGAACGTGCACGTGGCGTTCTGGGATGCGTGCGTCGATCGTCCCGGCACCTACGCGAGCGCGATCGCGGCGGGCCGTACCGGCGGCGCGAACCTCTTCGACGGGCCCTCGGGCAACGAGGACGCCTGGCTCGACGACGAGATGCCGACCGTGTGCAACAGCGGCTATCCGCAGCCGGTCCCGTGGGTCCTCGGGAGCATCCGCCTGCTGCCCGAGCTCGGCATCGCGTTCGGCATCATCGCGCCGAGCGGCATCGGCAACGCGACGTGGGGCAACACCGGTGATCGTCGCTTCGGCACGGTCGACACCGCGAACGGCCTGCGCCCGAGCCCGGTGCGCTACGGCCTCGCGCAGCAGGACGTGCTGCTCGCGCACCCGAGCATCGGCGTGGGCTGGCGTCCTGCGGACTTCATCCGCATCGGCTTCACGTTCCAGTGGGGCGTCGCGAACGTCCACTTCATGAACTTCACGAGCGCGGGAGTCGGCGGCTCGCCCGAAGATCCCTTCGGCGACATCCGCACCGAGCTCAGCGTGTTCGACTGGTTCGTGCCCGCCGGGATCCTCTCGGTGCACCTCCAGCCGCACCCGAACTTCGACATCATGGTGAGCGGCCGCATCTCGGACGCGATCGGCGGGGCGACCGAGGCGAGCGGTCACCTGAACCTCACCACGAGCTACTTCTCGAACGATCCGACGTGGATGCCGACCACGACGCGCATCGACAACGTGACGCTGCGCGCGGGACAGCCGTGGCAGTTCCAGCTCGCGATGCGCTACGCGGATCGCATTCGTCCGCGCAGCTGGGAGGGCGGGTTCGAGGCGGCGATGCGCAACGTCGTCGACGACGCGATGTACTCGGAGAACTTCGACATCGAGCTCGACGTCGTCTACGAGCTCAACTCGCAGGTCGGCGACTTCGTCGTGAACCTGCCCTCGGGCTCGTCGGTCGTCGCGGGCGGCACGGTGGTGCCGGTGCCCGCGGTGCAGCCGATCCCGCACGGATGGGGCGACGTGCTCGGCATCCGTCTCGGCGGCGACTGGAACATCATCCCGGGCGCGGTCGCGGCGCGCGCGGGCTTCCACACCGAGATCCCGATCACGCAGTCGCGCTATCAGATCCAGGACTTCCTGAGCGGCTATCGCTTCGGCCTGCACGTCGGCGCGACGTTCCGCATCGAGCGCTTCGACATCTCGATCGCGTACGCGCACATCTTCCAGCTCGACACGACGATCACCGACGGCAACTTCCGCGCGGTCAGCGCGAACAACTCCGATGGTGTGTGCGCCGGCTCGGGCACCTACGACCCGAACAATCCGGTCGTCGACGTGGGCTGCTATCCGCAGGGCTACGGCGCGGTGACGAACAACGGCACCTACACCGCGGAGTTCAACGTCCTCTCGGTGGGCGCCACGTACCACTTCGAGTGA